A genomic region of Methylobacterium durans contains the following coding sequences:
- the cyoC gene encoding cytochrome o ubiquinol oxidase subunit III — translation MHEVTAPPGATAPVFYEREAHAHGDGGTLIGFWLYLMSDCLIFAILFATYGVLGRNYAAGPSGADLFDLRLVALNTGLLLLSSITYGFAMLEMDKDRIDTTLRWLAVTGLFGAGFLAIELYEFTHLIHEGATPQRSGFLSAFFTLVGTHGLHVTFGTLWLVVLMVQVRQRGLIAENQRRLLCLSMFWHFLDVVWIGVFTFVYLMGAMR, via the coding sequence ATGCACGAGGTGACTGCCCCGCCCGGCGCCACAGCCCCGGTCTTCTACGAGCGAGAGGCACATGCCCACGGCGACGGGGGCACGCTGATCGGGTTCTGGCTCTACCTGATGAGCGACTGCCTCATCTTCGCGATCCTGTTCGCCACGTACGGCGTACTCGGCCGCAACTACGCGGCCGGACCGTCCGGGGCCGATCTGTTCGACCTGCGGCTCGTCGCCCTGAACACGGGTCTCCTGCTCCTCTCCTCCATCACCTACGGCTTCGCCATGCTGGAGATGGACAAGGACCGGATCGACACGACCCTCCGCTGGCTGGCCGTCACGGGCCTGTTCGGGGCGGGCTTCCTGGCGATCGAACTCTACGAGTTCACGCACCTGATCCACGAGGGCGCCACGCCCCAGCGCAGCGGCTTCCTGTCCGCCTTTTTCACCCTCGTCGGCACCCACGGCCTGCACGTCACGTTCGGGACCCTCTGGCTCGTCGTCCTGATGGTGCAGGTCCGCCAGCGCGGTTTGATCGCCGAGAACCAGCGCCGGCTCCTCTGCCTGTCGATGTTCTGGCACTTCCTCGACGTGGTCTGGATCGGCGTCTTCACCTTCGTCTACCTGATGGGAGCCATGCGATGA
- a CDS encoding IS3 family transposase (programmed frameshift): MKQTSGLARKPADAVIKDIRRATRRQFSAEEKIRIVLEGLRGEDSIAELCRREGIASSMYYGWSKEFLEAGKKRLAGDTARAATADEVKELRREAGALKEVVADLLLENRLLKKHERGWGRRGMRYPAPEKLEIIRLVEQSHLPVRRTLEKLGITRSTFYRWYDAYLRGGPEALADRPSRPSRVWNRLPTEIREQIVALALEEPELSPRELAVRFTDERRYFVSEASVYRLLKAQDLITSPAYIVVKAADAFRDKTTAPNQLWQTDFTYLKVVGWGWYYLSTVLDDFSRFIVAWKLCATMQASDVTATLDLALTAAGLDQVPVAHRPRLLTDNGSSYVAGDLATWLGSRGMTHIRGAPRHPQTQGKIERWHQTLKNRILLEHAYLPGELEARVAAFVEHYNHVRAHESLGNLTPADVYLGRGEGILRERAQIKRQTLIDRRLRHHARAA, translated from the exons ATGAAGCAGACATCCGGACTGGCACGCAAGCCGGCAGACGCGGTGATCAAAGACATCCGCCGGGCCACCCGCCGGCAGTTCTCGGCCGAGGAGAAGATCCGCATCGTGCTGGAGGGCCTGCGCGGCGAGGACAGTATCGCCGAGCTGTGTCGGCGCGAGGGCATCGCCAGCTCGATGTACTACGGCTGGTCCAAGGAGTTCCTGGAAGCCGGTAAGAAGCGGCTGGCGGGCGACACGGCGCGGGCGGCGACAGCAGACGAAGTCAAGGAGCTGCGCCGCGAGGCGGGCGCGCTGAAGGAGGTTGTGGCCGATCTCCTCCTGGAGAACCGCCTGCTC AAAAAGCATGAGCGGGGCTGGGGACGACGAGGCATGAGGTACCCAGCCCCTGAGAAGCTGGAGATCATCCGGCTGGTTGAGCAATCCCACCTGCCGGTGCGCCGCACCCTGGAGAAGCTCGGCATCACCCGATCGACGTTCTACCGCTGGTACGACGCCTACCTGAGAGGCGGTCCCGAGGCATTGGCTGACCGACCATCCCGGCCCAGCCGGGTCTGGAACCGTCTACCGACAGAGATCCGCGAGCAGATCGTCGCCCTCGCGCTGGAGGAGCCGGAACTCAGCCCACGCGAACTGGCGGTGCGCTTCACCGACGAGCGGCGCTACTTCGTCTCGGAAGCCAGCGTCTACCGCCTGCTCAAGGCCCAGGACCTGATCACCAGCCCCGCTTACATCGTCGTCAAGGCCGCCGACGCGTTCCGCGACAAGACCACGGCGCCCAACCAGCTCTGGCAGACCGACTTCACCTACCTGAAGGTTGTCGGCTGGGGCTGGTACTACCTGTCGACGGTGCTGGACGACTTCTCGCGCTTCATCGTGGCCTGGAAGCTCTGCGCCACGATGCAGGCCAGCGACGTCACCGCCACGCTCGATCTGGCGCTGACCGCGGCCGGGCTCGATCAGGTGCCGGTGGCGCATCGCCCGCGGCTGCTGACCGACAACGGATCGAGCTACGTCGCGGGTGACTTGGCGACATGGCTTGGCAGCCGAGGCATGACCCACATCCGCGGTGCGCCGCGCCATCCCCAGACGCAGGGCAAGATCGAGCGCTGGCACCAGACGCTCAAGAACCGCATCCTGCTCGAACACGCCTACCTGCCGGGCGAGTTGGAGGCCCGGGTTGCCGCCTTCGTGGAGCACTACAACCACGTCCGAGCTCACGAGAGCCTGGGCAATCTCACCCCCGCTGACGTCTATCTCGGCCGCGGCGAGGGCATCCTGCGCGAGCGGGCGCAGATCAAGCGTCAGACCCTCATCGACCGCCGCTTGCGCCACCACGCGCGGGCTGCCTAA
- the cyoA gene encoding ubiquinol oxidase subunit II: protein MAVLPIPSPAARRPRGSPARTFLSGALLLAVATLLGGCNMIVMNPAGDVAVQQRNLIIASTALMLLVILPVIALTFLFAWRYRASNTEATYDPDWHHSTQLEVVIWTVPLLIILALGAMTWVSTHTLDPFKPLTRLAPNKPVPADVKPMTVEVVALDWKWLFIYPELGVASLNEMAAPANVPITFKITSSSVWNTFYVPALAGMIYAMPGMQTPLHAVMNKEGEFQGLSAHYSGSGFSRMTFGFRSLSREGFDEWVAKAKASAAVLDRDAYLKLEKPSEAVPIQHFGTVENGLYAAILGMCVAPGQMCVGEMHHIDRAGGAGRESEANRERLDYDNRRAWSGHEAPGATFPASGRAPRSTVQPEGMMPRDQDKSRGGVNEPKTEPDQGQGNALPGADRAPAPAQLNNQPTERHPH, encoded by the coding sequence GTGGCCGTCCTGCCCATCCCGTCGCCCGCGGCCCGCCGCCCTCGCGGCTCTCCGGCACGGACGTTTCTCAGCGGCGCGCTCCTGCTCGCAGTCGCGACGTTGCTCGGCGGCTGCAACATGATCGTGATGAACCCGGCAGGCGACGTCGCGGTGCAGCAGCGCAACCTCATCATCGCGTCCACCGCGCTCATGCTGCTCGTCATCCTGCCGGTGATCGCGCTCACCTTCCTGTTCGCGTGGCGCTACCGCGCATCGAACACGGAAGCGACCTACGACCCGGATTGGCACCATTCGACCCAGCTCGAAGTGGTCATCTGGACGGTGCCGCTGCTCATCATCCTCGCGCTGGGCGCCATGACCTGGGTCAGCACGCACACCCTCGATCCCTTCAAGCCGCTCACGCGGCTCGCTCCGAACAAGCCCGTGCCGGCCGATGTGAAGCCTATGACCGTCGAGGTCGTCGCCCTCGATTGGAAGTGGCTGTTCATCTATCCGGAGCTCGGCGTCGCGAGCCTCAACGAGATGGCGGCGCCAGCGAACGTGCCGATCACCTTCAAGATCACCTCCTCCTCGGTCTGGAACACGTTCTACGTCCCCGCGCTGGCGGGCATGATCTACGCCATGCCGGGCATGCAGACGCCGCTCCACGCCGTCATGAACAAGGAGGGGGAGTTCCAGGGCCTCTCCGCGCATTACAGCGGCTCGGGCTTCTCCCGCATGACGTTCGGGTTCAGGAGCCTGTCGCGCGAGGGCTTCGACGAATGGGTGGCGAAGGCCAAGGCGTCCGCGGCGGTGCTCGACCGCGATGCCTACCTGAAGCTCGAGAAGCCGAGCGAGGCGGTCCCGATCCAGCATTTCGGGACGGTCGAGAACGGCCTCTACGCCGCCATCCTCGGCATGTGCGTCGCCCCCGGTCAGATGTGCGTCGGCGAGATGCACCACATCGACAGGGCAGGGGGCGCGGGCCGGGAGAGCGAGGCGAACCGCGAGCGGCTCGACTACGACAACCGCCGCGCCTGGAGCGGCCACGAGGCGCCCGGAGCCACCTTCCCGGCCTCGGGCCGAGCGCCGAGAAGCACCGTCCAGCCCGAGGGCATGATGCCCCGCGATCAGGACAAGAGCCGCGGCGGCGTCAATGAGCCGAAGACCGAGCCCGATCAGGGGCAGGGCAACGCCCTGCCGGGCGCTGACCGGGCGCCCGCGCCGGCTCAGTTGAACAACCAACCCACCGAACGTCACCCGCACTGA
- a CDS encoding glycosyltransferase family 2 protein, protein MINRSDLISATKFPEIRPLLAQVDVLLCDEDVRTLSGERRDPAFNGRWDPDASLGRPPSSLILFRTNLIEDCGGWRGPSEDGYACRLLQWDLLLRIGHHRRDVRIEHAPVVMVHRREVPAHALKPSPSVMEAIIKRFLNETGQGSTVQATGSSSGTLRLRYQRASTPKASIIVPTRDRIELLKPCIESLLSQTRYPHFEVLVVDNESSEPETHAFLTHAASDPRVRPIRCKGVFNWALSNNVGATDTDGEVLIFLNNDTVVINDDWLDELISQALRPEIGIVGAKLYYPDNRVQHAGIVVDRDGNALHGWRYALREDPGYLDQLSIVRSVSAVTGACMAIRRDVFRKLGGFDETLRVAWNDVDLCLRSWAAGYRVIWTPHAELYHHEGGTRSFDSSPQDEARAVRETDQVRNTHRALLPALNFQSPNLLCDRDQPYLSTRVLADLAERHPFESSLTRAAS, encoded by the coding sequence GTGATCAATCGTAGCGACCTTATCTCGGCCACGAAATTCCCTGAAATACGCCCACTGCTCGCGCAGGTCGATGTTCTCCTCTGCGACGAGGATGTTCGAACGCTCAGTGGAGAGCGGCGCGATCCGGCTTTCAACGGTCGCTGGGACCCCGATGCCAGTCTCGGACGTCCGCCCTCGTCCCTCATTCTCTTTCGAACGAACCTGATCGAGGATTGCGGCGGGTGGCGCGGCCCGTCTGAGGACGGATATGCGTGCCGGTTGCTTCAATGGGACCTTCTGCTGCGTATCGGCCACCACAGGCGAGACGTCCGGATCGAGCACGCACCGGTCGTCATGGTCCATCGACGGGAGGTGCCGGCGCACGCGCTGAAGCCGTCACCGAGCGTCATGGAGGCGATCATCAAGCGCTTCCTGAACGAGACGGGACAAGGCTCGACCGTTCAAGCGACAGGCTCCTCTTCCGGCACATTGCGCCTACGCTACCAGCGCGCGAGCACCCCGAAGGCTTCGATCATCGTACCGACCCGTGACCGGATCGAATTGCTGAAGCCGTGCATCGAGAGCTTGCTCTCGCAAACGCGCTACCCGCATTTCGAAGTGCTGGTCGTCGACAACGAGAGTTCCGAACCGGAGACACACGCATTCCTGACGCACGCCGCATCAGATCCTCGTGTCCGACCGATACGCTGCAAGGGCGTCTTCAACTGGGCGTTGAGCAATAATGTCGGCGCGACTGACACGGACGGCGAAGTCCTGATTTTTCTTAACAACGACACTGTCGTCATCAATGACGATTGGCTTGATGAGCTTATCTCTCAGGCATTGCGTCCAGAGATAGGCATCGTGGGCGCCAAGCTCTATTATCCCGATAATCGGGTTCAGCACGCCGGCATAGTGGTTGATCGCGACGGAAATGCGCTGCACGGGTGGCGATATGCTCTTCGCGAGGATCCAGGATACCTCGACCAACTGAGTATCGTGCGGAGTGTGTCGGCCGTTACGGGAGCCTGCATGGCAATCCGGCGAGACGTCTTCAGAAAGCTCGGCGGTTTCGACGAGACCCTTCGCGTTGCCTGGAATGACGTGGATCTCTGTTTGCGAAGCTGGGCGGCAGGCTACCGCGTGATCTGGACACCCCACGCTGAACTCTACCATCACGAGGGCGGCACGCGATCGTTCGATTCATCACCTCAGGATGAGGCTCGGGCCGTCCGTGAGACGGATCAGGTTCGGAATACCCATCGTGCGCTGCTGCCCGCGCTGAACTTTCAGAGCCCCAATCTCCTGTGCGACCGCGATCAACCTTACCTCTCGACACGTGTGCTCGCAGATCTCGCCGAGAGGCATCCCTTTGAATCCTCGTTGACGAGGGCTGCATCATGA
- a CDS encoding transposase — MTRKVLNAIRRVLRGGIAWRLIPVVMPDTQSVDGAVPVLARRAGPSPPSSDAPARST, encoded by the coding sequence ATGACGCGGAAGGTTCTGAATGCCATCCGCCGCGTCCTGCGCGGCGGCATCGCCTGGCGGCTGATCCCCGTGGTGATGCCCGACACTCAGAGCGTCGATGGCGCTGTGCCGGTGCTGGCCCGTCGCGCTGGACCTTCCCCTCCGTCGTCAGACGCCCCCGCCCGCTCAACCTGA
- the metB gene encoding cystathionine gamma-synthase codes for MSEGRAARTIAATNGVAQDTAFGAVIAPIHLSTTYKFPAFEKPGPYDYSRLGNPTRDQLADTIAKLEGGARAVMTASGMAALDLALSGLCPGDLLVAPHDCYGGTHRLLSLRAARGQYRVTFVDQTDDDALAAALARNPKIVLIETPSNPLMRVVDIHRATALAKAAGALSVVDNTFLSPALQQPISLGADLVVHSTTKFLNGHSDVIGGAVIAADAALGEDLAAWANTIGVTGSPLDAYLTLRGVRTLFVRVEHQQETAAALAAFLDAHPAVRRVHYPGLTSHPGHGLAKAQQRGFGAMLSFELAGGLEAVRRLVTALQVFTLAESLGGVESLVAHPATMTHAAMDPDARATAGITDGLLRLSVGLEAEEDLLADLSRGLDAAARI; via the coding sequence ATGTCAGAAGGGCGAGCCGCACGCACCATCGCCGCAACCAACGGCGTGGCGCAGGACACAGCCTTCGGGGCCGTCATCGCTCCGATCCATCTGTCGACGACCTACAAGTTCCCCGCGTTCGAGAAGCCCGGCCCGTACGATTACTCGCGCCTCGGCAATCCGACGCGCGACCAGCTCGCGGACACGATCGCCAAGCTCGAAGGCGGTGCCCGCGCCGTCATGACCGCGAGCGGCATGGCGGCCCTCGACCTCGCGCTGTCGGGTCTCTGCCCGGGCGACCTCCTCGTCGCGCCGCATGACTGCTATGGGGGCACGCACCGCCTGCTCAGCCTTCGGGCGGCCCGGGGGCAGTACCGCGTGACGTTCGTCGACCAGACCGACGACGACGCGCTCGCGGCCGCTCTCGCTCGGAATCCCAAAATCGTGCTCATCGAGACGCCGAGCAATCCGCTCATGCGGGTGGTGGACATCCACCGCGCGACGGCGCTCGCGAAAGCGGCCGGCGCGCTCTCGGTGGTCGACAACACCTTCCTGTCGCCCGCGCTGCAGCAGCCGATCTCTCTCGGGGCCGATCTGGTCGTCCATTCCACCACCAAGTTCCTCAACGGCCATTCCGACGTCATCGGCGGGGCCGTGATCGCCGCCGACGCGGCGCTCGGCGAGGACCTCGCTGCGTGGGCGAACACGATCGGCGTCACAGGCTCGCCCCTCGACGCCTATCTCACGCTTCGCGGCGTTCGCACGCTCTTCGTGCGGGTGGAGCACCAGCAGGAGACCGCGGCGGCGCTCGCCGCCTTCCTCGACGCTCACCCGGCGGTGCGACGCGTGCACTACCCGGGCCTGACGTCGCATCCGGGCCACGGGCTCGCCAAGGCCCAGCAGCGGGGCTTCGGTGCCATGCTGAGCTTCGAGCTTGCGGGCGGCCTCGAGGCCGTGCGCCGCCTTGTGACGGCGCTGCAGGTCTTCACGCTGGCCGAGTCGCTCGGTGGGGTCGAGAGCCTGGTCGCGCACCCGGCGACCATGACCCACGCGGCGATGGATCCGGACGCCCGTGCCACGGCCGGCATCACGGACGGACTGCTCCGGCTGTCGGTCGGCCTCGAGGCTGAGGAAGACCTGCTGGCCGATCTGTCTCGCGGGCTCGACGCGGCCGCTCGCATCTGA
- a CDS encoding MFS transporter: protein MAMDQVQGPVPSSTPLERDARLASTDHKVAPSEIAIGVIIGRAAEYFDFFVFAIASVVVFPKVFFPFAEPVTGTLYSFAIFSLAFIARPVGSIIFTAVDRRHGRGVKLTIALFLLGFSTMAISFLPGYAQIGAWSLYLLGVLRIGQGLALGGAWDGLASLLALNAPIERRGFYAALPQLGAPFGFIVAGTLFSFFLLNLPEADFLDWGWRYPFFCAFAINVVALFARLRLVATDEFARLLELRRLEPSPILPLIRGHAGDLLLGALIPLASFALFHLVTVFPISWITLFTHRSAGEFLMVQCSGAFICAGAILASGLIADQIGRRMLLLISAGLIAVFAVGSIIAPLLFEENAIGQTIYVNAGFALLGLSYGQSSGAVTSRLEQRYRYTGAALTNDLAWLLGAGFAPLIVLYLSARYGLACVGLYLLSGALTTLLTLSVSRSEVRQV from the coding sequence ATGGCGATGGATCAGGTTCAAGGGCCCGTACCCTCGTCCACGCCGCTGGAGCGCGACGCCCGCTTAGCGTCCACTGATCACAAAGTCGCGCCGAGCGAGATCGCCATCGGCGTCATCATCGGCCGCGCGGCCGAGTATTTCGATTTCTTCGTGTTCGCCATCGCTTCCGTGGTGGTGTTCCCCAAAGTGTTCTTTCCCTTCGCCGAACCTGTGACGGGAACACTCTATTCCTTTGCCATCTTCTCGCTGGCCTTCATCGCTCGACCGGTCGGCTCGATCATCTTCACGGCAGTCGACCGCCGGCATGGCCGTGGCGTCAAGCTGACCATCGCGCTGTTTCTGCTCGGCTTCTCAACCATGGCGATCTCGTTCCTGCCCGGCTACGCGCAGATCGGTGCTTGGTCGCTGTACCTCTTGGGCGTCCTGCGGATCGGACAGGGCTTGGCCCTCGGCGGCGCCTGGGACGGGCTCGCGTCCCTTCTCGCGCTCAACGCGCCGATCGAGCGACGGGGCTTCTACGCCGCCCTTCCGCAACTCGGAGCGCCCTTCGGCTTCATCGTGGCAGGCACGCTGTTCTCGTTCTTCCTGCTCAACCTGCCCGAGGCCGATTTCCTGGATTGGGGCTGGCGCTATCCATTCTTCTGTGCCTTCGCCATCAACGTCGTGGCCCTGTTCGCCCGATTGCGGCTGGTCGCGACGGATGAGTTCGCGCGCCTTCTCGAATTGCGCAGGCTCGAACCCTCCCCCATCCTCCCGCTGATCCGGGGGCATGCGGGCGATCTCCTCCTCGGCGCCCTGATCCCGCTGGCGAGCTTCGCCCTCTTCCACCTCGTGACCGTGTTCCCAATCAGCTGGATCACGCTGTTCACGCACCGCTCGGCGGGCGAGTTCCTGATGGTGCAGTGCTCGGGCGCCTTCATCTGCGCGGGCGCCATCCTGGCCTCGGGCCTGATCGCCGACCAGATCGGCCGCCGCATGCTGCTCCTGATCTCGGCGGGCCTGATCGCGGTCTTCGCCGTTGGAAGCATCATCGCCCCCCTGCTCTTCGAGGAGAATGCGATCGGCCAGACGATCTACGTCAATGCCGGGTTCGCGCTGCTCGGGCTTTCCTACGGGCAATCGTCCGGAGCGGTGACGTCGCGCCTGGAGCAGCGCTATCGCTACACCGGGGCGGCGCTCACCAACGACCTCGCCTGGCTGCTCGGTGCGGGCTTCGCTCCGCTGATCGTCCTGTATCTCTCGGCCCGGTACGGACTGGCCTGCGTCGGCCTCTACCTGCTGTCCGGCGCGCTCACCACCCTGCTGACGCTCAGCGTCTCCCGCTCGGAAGTCCGGCAGGTCTGA
- a CDS encoding DUF6481 family protein yields MSQFKANQLVDRLEAAAKARQATVARLRVRPAAGDPAVLARQSARRAIIQAREVRTNERKLARLATEAQREAEALAAREREAAEAARQDAEKLERQVALAAEQKAAWDARFAAPKARVRR; encoded by the coding sequence GTGAGTCAATTCAAAGCCAACCAACTCGTTGATCGTCTTGAGGCCGCCGCGAAGGCGCGCCAAGCCACGGTCGCACGGTTGCGAGTACGTCCTGCCGCCGGCGATCCGGCCGTGCTCGCTCGTCAATCCGCGCGACGCGCGATCATCCAGGCCCGTGAGGTTCGCACCAACGAGCGAAAGTTGGCTCGTCTCGCAACCGAAGCTCAGCGCGAGGCTGAGGCGCTTGCTGCGCGGGAACGGGAGGCAGCTGAAGCTGCCCGTCAGGATGCGGAGAAACTGGAGCGTCAGGTCGCGCTCGCTGCCGAGCAGAAGGCGGCCTGGGACGCGCGCTTCGCTGCCCCCAAAGCGAGAGTGCGCCGGTAG
- the cyoD gene encoding cytochrome o ubiquinol oxidase subunit IV: MSAVSGAGFARTSREEGAGHGTAHGDHHPHGAHGTFRGYMTGFVLSVILTAIPFWLVMGDVLKDTFMTSIVVMALAAVQIVVHMIYFLHMNTKSEGGWTFLALVFTLTLVVITLVGSIWVMYHMDQNMMPMSPHEALQRP; encoded by the coding sequence ATGAGCGCGGTGAGCGGGGCCGGCTTCGCCCGGACGTCGCGGGAGGAGGGTGCCGGACACGGAACCGCGCACGGGGACCATCATCCGCACGGGGCGCACGGGACGTTCAGGGGCTACATGACCGGCTTCGTGCTGTCGGTCATCCTCACCGCCATTCCGTTCTGGCTGGTCATGGGCGATGTCCTGAAGGACACGTTCATGACGAGCATCGTCGTCATGGCGCTGGCGGCGGTGCAGATCGTGGTTCACATGATCTACTTCCTGCACATGAACACCAAGTCGGAGGGCGGCTGGACCTTCCTGGCCCTGGTCTTCACGCTGACACTTGTCGTGATCACGCTCGTCGGCTCGATATGGGTCATGTACCACATGGATCAGAACATGATGCCGATGTCGCCGCACGAGGCGCTGCAGAGGCCCTGA